The Chitiniphilus purpureus sequence AACGCCTGCGCCAGTTGCTCGCGGCGGCCCGTGCGGTGGACGCCGGCGTGCTGGCACGTGGATGCACCGCGCCCGATCAGATCGCCCCGCGGGTGGCGCAGGCGCGGCGGGACGCAATCGCGGCCATGATGCATACCCTGGCTGGTTGAGCGACGAACGGCAGTTCCATATGCCTTGCATGCCACCCCGGTGCGGTGCAGCCAAATGTGCCCGGACAAGCATGGTCAAGGGTTTGCGGATTGCCAACGAGGACGCGTCAATACCAGTGGTGGTCGCATCACCGCCGCACATCGTGATGTCCTCGCCGTTCATCGCCAGCCGGACGGCGTCACGTGACGAAGCGTAAAAATATGTTAACCAATTGATTTTTATGGAAGATTAGCGCTTCATCACATTGTTGACAGCACTGCTTACATCAATGAACATCCACTCTGCATGCCAAAGGCCGCCGTACGGAGAGTGAGCTGTCTCGAAGGACGCCGCGCTGGATTCCACGATTGGTATTACACCCGAAGCAAAAACGGCGGTGACGGCGTGCACCGAACCGATACAGGATGGAGAACTGACCCATGTCGCAATTGAACCGCCTCGCTCTCGCGGCGATTCCGGCTGCGCTTGCAACCATGCAGGCATTTGCAGCCCCCGCCTGGCAGGAAGGCAACACCTACACTGCCGGTACCGTTGTCAGCTATAGCGGCAACGACTACCAGGCCCTGGCCACGCATACCGCCTACGTCGGCGCCAACTGGAATCCCAAGTCCACTCCCACGCTGTGGAAGGATCTGGGCGCCTCGACCGGCACCAACCCGACGCCGGCCCCGACCCCGACTCCGGCCACCCCGACGCCGGCCCCGGCCACTCCGACCCCCGCACCGTCGACCCCGACGCCCGCTCCGGTCACCCCGACGCCTGGCGTCGGCTGCCCGGCTGTCTGGACCGCGGGTGGTGTGTACTCTGGCGGCAGCCGCGTGAGCTACAACGGCCGCGCCTATGAAGCCAAGTGGTGGACCCAGGGCGACAACCCGGGCCAGTCCGGCTCGTGGGGTGTGTGGAAGGATCTGGGCGAGTGCGGCACCGCAACGCCGACTCCGACGCCGACCCCCACTCCGACGCCGACGCCGACTCCCACGCCGACGCCGACGCCGACCCCCACTCCGACGCCGCCGACGCCGACTCCCACCCCGACGCCGCCGACCCCGACTCCCACTCCGACGCCGCCGACCCCGACGCCGACCCCGACGCCCACTCCGACCCCGCCGACCCCGACGCCCACTCCGGTCGCCGGTGCGCAGGTCGGTTCGTACTTCACCCAGTGGGGTGTGTACGCCCGGAACTATCAGGTCAAGCACATCGACACCAGCGGTGCCGCGGCCAAGCTGACCTTCATCAACTACGCCTTCGGCAACCTGTACCAGAAGAACGGCGGTTACGAGTGCGGCATCATCAACAAGCTCGAGCCGGGTGCGACCAACCCGAACGCGCCTGATGCCGGTACCGGTGGCGACGCATGGTCCGACTACCAGCGTGGTCTGTCGGCTGCCGACTCCGTGGACGGCGTGGCCGACCAGTGGGGCTGGCCGACCTGGGACGACCCGCGCAATGGCAAGGCCGGTCCGCTGAAGGGCAACTTCAACCAGTTCAAGAAGCTCAAGGCCAAGTACCCGAACCTGAAGATCTTCATCTCGCTGGGTGGCTGGACCTGGTCCAAGTGGTTCTCGGCTGCCGCCGCGACCGACGCGCTGCGCAAGCAACTGGTGAAGAGCTGCATCGACGTGTACATCAAGGGCAACGTGCCTTATGACGCCAGCGGCAACGCCGGTGGTGATGGCGTCGCGGCCGGCGTGTTCGACGGTATCGACATCGACTGGGAATACCCGGGCGTGATCGGCCAGCCGTACAACACCGTCAACGCAGCCGACAAGCAGAACTTCACGCTGTTGCTGAAGGAGTTCCGCACCCAGTTGGACGCGATCGGCGCCGCCGATGGCAAGCGCTACGCCCTCACCGTCGCCATCGGCGCCGGCAAGGACAAGATCGAGCAGACCGAGCCGGCCGAGTACACCAAGTACCTCGATTGGGTCAACGTGATGAACTACGACTACAACGGCGCATGGGCGGCACAGGGCCCGACCGACTTCCAGTCGCATCTGTACGCGGATCCGAACAATCCGCAGTACCTGGATCCGAAGACCGGTCAGCGTAGTGTGGTGTCGTACTACAACACCGACGAAGCGATCAAGATGCTGGTGGCCAAGGGCGCTCCGCGCGACAAGCTGCTGCTCGGCGTGCCGTTCTACGGCCGCGGCTGGACCGGCGTGCAAGCCGGCCCGAACGGCGATGGCCTGTATCAACCGGCCAACGGCGGCGGCAAGGGCACGTACGAGACCGGTATCGAGGACTACAAGGTGCTGAAGGGCGCCGCTGGTACCGTGCGTTACCACCCGGTGACCAAGCAGTCGTGGAAGTACGACGGCAACAACTTCTGGAGCTTCGATACCCCGACTGACATCGCGCTGAAGGTGGGCTATGTCAAGTCCAATGGCCTTGGCGGGATGTTCAGCTGGTCGCTCGACGGTGATACCGCTGATGCCGAGCTGACCAAGGAAGTTGCAAAGGTCCGCCAGTAAAGCTAGTAAGATCACTATGAACTGAATTTGCGCATCCACACTCTCCGCGCAAACACTGACCCCTGCCGTGAGGCAGGGGTTTTTTTTTGCCGCCGCTTCGCGCCTGAAGGCCAGTATCGGGACCGCCATGCCCCATGGCGCGGCTATACGACCCGCGGGCCCCTGGAATGCCATCTGCAGGACACGCGAATGGGGCGAGGTCATCGATGTCGTGCTTCCGGCCTGCCAGGTAGTGCGGGTCGGATGGCGGGCGTGGAGGGTCCCGCCTTGCTGCCAGGATTTGCTCCCATCTTGACCGGCGCGGGTGAAGGCCGAAGCGAAAGACACCCTTGTTGATCACAAAGCCGGCGCCAGGGCCGTGCCATCCGGGCTGGCATCGTCCTCTGCTGCCCGCCACCGGCCTCGCTGGTGCTGGCTGTGCTGCTCACGCCGAGCGTGCACCGGAACATCCGGAGTAACGCCATCCGGCGCGCCGGATGTGCGACGGGAGCGGGCGCAGCGGCTCCCGGAGCAGGGGCGGGACCCGCTGTCCAAGGCAGGTCACGCGTTCACCGACCTGCTTGGCCGGATGCACTACTCGTCGCCGAACGCGGTGAAGGTGCCGGATAGCGCGATCAGGGCATGAACGATGTAGTGGCGCGCTGGCGCATCGCGCCGGCGGCAGCAGGTCAAGGCGCGGCGCCCTCGCGCAGGCCCGGTGCACTGCCGTGCGGCACCAGGCCATAGTCCTTGCGTACCGATCGGCCAACGAGGTCGGCGTGGCCCGCCTTGGCAGGCAGTGCGCAGGTGGGCGTTGCCCCTGCCTGCCAGCCCCTTCCGGATTCGAAGGCCGACCCGCCCTAGATCAGCCCGCCGTTGACCGCGATCACCTGGCGGGTGATGTACGCTGCCTCGTCGCGCATCAGGAATGCCACCGCGGCGGCGACGTCCTCCGGTCTGCCCAGCCGCCGCGCCGGGATTTGCTGCAGCACCGCGTCGCGTACCGCCGCCTCGACCATGTCAGTCTCGATCAGGCCGGGCGCGACGCAGTTGACCGTGATCCGCCGCTTGGCCAGCTCCAGCGCCAGTGCCTTGGTCGCACCGATCAGGCCGGCCTTGGCCGCGCTGTAGTTCACCTGTCCGCGATTGCCGATCTGGCCGGAGATGGAGGCGATGGTGACGATGCGACCCGGCTGGCGCCGCTGCACCATGGGCAGCACCAACGGGTGCAGCACATTGTAGAACCCGTCCAGATTGGTGCGGAGCACGCCGTCCCAGGCCGCGTCGCTCATGGCCGGGAACGCGGCGTCGGCGGCGATGCCGGCATTGCAGACCACGCCGTAGTAGGCGCCATGCCGGGCGATATCGGCCTCCAACGCCGTGCGCGCGCCGCCGCGGTCGGTCACGTCGAACTGCAGCACACGCGCCGTACGGCCCAGGGTGCCGATGTCCGTGGCAAGTGCGTCGGCCGCGTCGCGCCGGCTGCGGCAGTGCACGACGAGGTCGAAGCCTTCCTGCGCCAGCCGCAGTGCGATGGCTGCGCCGATGCCGCCGGTGGCGCCGGTGACGAGAACGGTGTCGGTCATGATGTGAGCCCTGTTTCAGGCCGGTCGGGTTGGAACACCGAAAGCGTGGACTCGGCCAGCAGGCGGCCATCGGCAGCCTCGATCCGGCCATGCAGCAGCGCAAGCCCGCCATCCCCGGTGCCGGATTCGCGCACTGCCTCGATCCGCAGCACCTCGCCGCAATGGAACCACGGCTGGTGGATCAGATAGCGCCGGGCGCCGACCAGAAAGCCCGGCCGCACCGCTGCGCCCTGCTGCCGCGCCTCCCAGCCGGCCAGCGCGGCGGCGCTCTGTGCCATGTATTCGATGCCGACCCAGGCGCCGACCCGGCCGTCGTTGCAAAAAGGCCCGTCCTTGCGGATGGCGAGCCCGGTGCGGATCCAATCCGGGCCGATCGCCAGCACCGTATCGAGCAGGCACATTGGCGCCGCGTGCGGTACCAGCTCGGCAATGGCGGGCCAGCCGTCTGCGGGGGGCGGCAAGGCCGGCTTCATGCGTGCTCCAGCAGCAGGGCGACATTGTTGCCACCGAAGGCGAACGAATGGCTGAGTGCGGCGCGGGGCGGCGAGGGCAGCCGCATCGCCGGCGCGATGAGGGTCAGTGCCGGCAGTGCGGGGTCGGCGTTCCCGTCCCAGCAATGCGGTGGCAGCGTGCCGTCGCCTGTCAGCGTCAGCCAGGCGATGCCCGCCTCGATGGCGCCGGCCGCGCCCAGCGTATGCCCGGTCAGCGGCTTGGTGCTGCTGGCCGGCACGCCGGGCAGCAGCTCGGCCGCCAGCGTGGCCTCCATCGCATCATTGAGTGGGGTGCCGGTACCGTGCAGGTTCACATAGCCGATGTCCGCCGCGCCGCGCCCGGCGCGGGCCAGCGCCTGCGCAACGGCCCGGCGTGCGCCGGCCCCGCACGGATCGGGCGCCGACACGTGGTGGCCGTCCGAGCTTTCACCCCAGCCGGCGAGCCGCACCGGGCCGGGTCCGCGCTGCATCAGGAACAACGCCGCGCCCTCGCCGATGTTGATGCCGTCGCGCCGGCTCGAAAACGGATTGCAGCGGCCTGTCGACAGCGCTTCCAGCGCCGCGAAGCCGGCAACGGTGAAGCGGCACAGCGTATCGGCACCGCCGGCCAGCACCACATCCGCCACACCGGTGGCCAGCAGCCGTGCGCCGGCGGCCAGCGCCTTGGCGCTGGAGGTGCAGGCAGTCGAGATCACATAGGCCGGCCCGCGGCTGCCGATCCGGGCGGCGAGGAACTCGGCCGGCGATCCCAGCTCCTGCTGCGCGTAGTGGAACTGTGCCGGGAAGCGCCCGTGCGCCAGCCATTCGCCCATCGCCACCTCGCCTTCAGCGATACCGGTGGTGCTGGTGCCGAGCACCACGGCGATCCGGGTCGGATCGACGCCCCGGCACGCGGCTTCCACCTCGTCCCGGATCTGCGCCAACGCCGCCAGCAGCAGCGCGTTGTTGCGGCTGCGCCAACGCGTGGGATGGTCTGCCAGCGTGGGCAGCGGTGCATCGACGAAACCCAAGTGGCGTGGCGTGCCGGGGCTGCAGGCGTCGCTGGCGCGCAGGCCGGGGCTGGTGCCGGCGAACAGGTTGCGGCGGATGGTCGCAAGGTCCGCTCCCAGCGCGCAGACCATGCCCAGGCTGCATAGCGTGCTCATCGCACGTCCTCCGATTCGATGGCGAGCCGGTAGCCGCCCGACAGCGCCTGCAGCGTGGCGCCGTGCCATGGATCGCCGTCGCGGTAGCGGACCACGAGTTCGACCGCGCCTTGCGCATTGCGCACGGTGCGCACGCCGGCCGCCTCGTCGGCCTGCCAACCCGCGGGCAATGCTTGGCGCAGCGCCGCCAGCGGCGTGTGCACCGCCAGGAAGTCGTTGACGATGCGCGCGGGTGTGAGTCCCGCCGGCAGGCCGGCGCCCGGGCCCTGGCTGATCCGCCGGCCATCGTAGTCAAGCGTGAACAGTCGCAGCGCCAGCGCGTTGCCGATGATGCGCAGCCGATCTGCCCGCACCTGCACCACCGCTTCCAGCGCATGGTGCCCGCCCTGCCGGGTCAGCACCAGCCGTTGCTCGGCGAGCCGCTCGCCCAGCGCCGCCGGCGGTACCGGCCACGGCGCCGGCGATGGCGCCAGCGCAGCGCAGCCGGCCAGCAGCCATCCCGCCAGTGCGATGCTCAGTTCCCCCAGTCGCATGCCGCCTCCAGGCTGGCCAGCCGCCGCTCGGGCTCGGCCACGAACGGATTGTCCCCGTCCCAGGCGTAGCCGGCGAGGATGGCCGAGATCATCCGGCTGATCGCCGGGGTCTTGTACGGGTGGAAGATGATCTGCTGGAAGCGCCCGTCGTACCAGGCGCGCACGAAGGCGCGGAAGGTGTCCACACCGCGCTTGAGCGGGCGGGCGTAGTCGGCCTCCCAGTCGACGGTCTCGCCGGCTGCCTCGCGCCGCAGCGCCGCCGCGGCAAGGCTGGCCGACTTGAGTGCGATGGTGACGCCGCTGGAGAACACCGGGTCAAGGAACTCGCCGGCGTTGCCCAGCAGCGCGTAGCCGCGTCCCCACAGTGCGCGCACGTTGGCGGCATAGCCGACGATATGCCGTGCCGGCGTATCCCACACTGCCTGGTCCAGCAAGTGCGACAACCCCGGATCTTCGGCCACCAGCGCCTGCAGCCGCTCGGTATCGTTGCCTTCGAAGCGTTCGAGGAAGCCGGTGGTGGCGACCACGCCGATCGAGCTGCGCCCATCGGAGAATGGGATCAGCCAGTACCATACGTCGCAGTGCCGCGGATGGACGGTGACGCGGATCTTGTTGCGGTCAAAGCCGGCGGCGCCGGGGCGGATGCCGTCCTCGACATGCGTGAACAATGCGCCGCGGCTGGGAAAGTCGGACGGCGTTTCCAGCTGCAACAAGCGTGGCAGCGTGCGGCCGAAGCCGCTGGCGTCGAGCAGGAAGCGACCTGCGATGCGGTAGGACGCCCCGTCCGGCGCACGGACCGACAGGGTGGGGCGGGCGCCGTCCACGTCGGCGGCCAGCACCTGGTGGCCGTAGCGGATGTCCGCCCCCAGTCGGGCCGCGGCGTCGGCCAACACCTGGTCGAAGCGTGCACGCTGTACCTGGTAGGTGGTGCCCCAGCCGGGCGTGGACTTGTCGCGGAAATCGAAGGCGGTCTGCGTCTGCCCGCGCACGAAGGCGGCGCCGTTCTTGTACTGGAACCCGGCCTCGATGACGTCCTGCAGCAGGCCGGCCTCCTCCAGCAGCCCCATGCTCTGTGGCAACAGGCTTTCGCCGATCGAGAAGCGTGGGAACACCTCACGCTCGATCACGGTCACCTGCCGTCCCTGGCGCCGCAGCAGCGCGGCCGCCAACGCGCCGGCGGGCCCGGCGCCGATGATCAGGATGTCGGTCTGTTCCACGTTCACCAGGGTGCTCCTTCAACATGATGGGCCGGGCCCGCCGGGGCGCGGCACCAGGGGGCGATCAGCCAGGCGAGGGCCACGCCTAACAGGGTGGCCAGGCCGAACGCGGCCAGCGCCGGGGTGTGGCTGAAGGCCAGCAGGCCGAACGACAGCATGGTGCTGGCCGCCGACAGCGTGGTGGCGATCTGCATCCGGCCGTCCTCGGGATGCTCGGCATGGAAGATGCCATAGTCCACGCCGACCCCGAGCACCAGCAACAGCGCCAGCAACGTCAGCAGCTGCACCGGCTCCCCGGCGAGCCCCAGCAGCCCCAGCGTCGCGGCGCTGGCCAGCGCCGGCGGCAGCAGCACGCGCCAGGTGGCCCGGCCGTAGCGCGGCAGCAGCGCCAGCGCGCAGGCAAGATAGGCCGCCGCGAGCACCCAGCCCAGCAGCACGCGGTAACGCCCCATCAGCTGCGAGACCTCGGCCGGTTTGTCCAGCCAGCGCACGTCCGGCCCGGCGAGCGCGGCCAGTGCCGGCAGCGTGTCCGCCCCGGCGATGCCCTTGACCAGCACCACTCCCGCGTAGCGGCCGTCAGTGCCCCGACCCAGCCACAGGTGCGACAGCATGGCGCCGGCCGGTTGCGCCAGCCAGCCGGCCACCGTGAGCGGTGTGGCCGGGGCGCCCGGCGGCGCGATCCCGAATTCGGTCCGGAGCGCCGGGGCGAGCGCGGCGAGCCGGCGTGCCTGCAAGGCGACGTCGGCCTGTTGCCGTGCCGGCGGCGGCACCCAGCGTGTCAGTGCGTCGTAGCCGGTGAGCTGCCCGGTGCGCGTCAACGCGTCGAGCCGCTCCCCGAGCCGGGCAGTGCGTGCCAATACCGCCTCCGGGGTGTCCCCTGAGACGATGAAAAGCTGCGCCGGGCTGGGCAGCCCCAGCAATCCGGCCACTGCCTGATGCTCGCGCAGCAGGCCGGCATCGGTGGCGGTCAGCGCACGCACGTTGTCCTCGGCCTGGAGCCGCGCCAATCCCGCGGTGCAGAGCACGGCGGCGAGCAGCGCGATGGCGAGCGTCGCCGGCTGGGTGTGCCAGCGTGGCCAGCGGCGGTGGCCAAGCCAGCGTGCGGCACGCGTGGCGCGCAGCCGGCGCGGCGCGATTGCCGGAAACCACAGCACCACGGTCAGCCAGGCGGCAACGATGCCGCCGCCGGCAAACAGCGCCATCTGCGCCAGGCCCGGAAACGGGGTCAAGAGCAAGCCGCCGTAGGCCAGCGCGGTGGTGATCATCGCCAGGAACAGGCCGGGTGCCAGCCGTCGGTAGCGCAGCGGCACCGGTGTGTCGTCCTCGATGCCGGCCGCCAGTGCATGCAGCCCGTAGTCGACTGCCACCCCGATCAGCGTGGCGCCGAACACCAGCGTCAATGCGTGCACGCGCGGATAGCAGGCGAACACCAGCGCCATCGCGCACAGTGTGGCCACGCCGAGCGTGAGCAGCATCAGCGCCAGCGGCCGTGCCCCACCGAATACCAGTACCACCAACGCCAGCGCGCCGACCAGCGAGCCCGTGCCGATGGCCGAGACCTCGCGCCGTGCCTGTTCGGCCGCCTTGGCCGCATGCAGCACCACACCGGCGCGCAGCACCTGTGCCTGCGGCACAGTGGCGTGCAACGCCGTCTGGGCCCGGGCCAGCCCGTCGGCCACCTGTTGTGCGTCGGCCAGCGAGAACGCCGAGCCTTGCAGCGTGTAGGCGAGCAGCACGTAGTGCCGCCCCGCTGCCGTCAGCGCCAGCTGTTCGCCGTCCGGGCGCAGTGGGCTGGCGCCGGCCAGCTCGGCGAGCCAGCGGCCGAACAGGCCGAGCGGATCGTCCCGCCATGCCAGACCCGAGGCGGAGAACGGCGCAAACGCCTCGGCGCGGGCACGGGCGAGCAGCGCGGTATCGTCGGCATCGGCCAGCCAGGACCGGTCGGCCCGGCTGACGAGGCCGGCGCGGTGCGGCAGGTAGGCGGCGCGCAGCGCGTCCAGCGCGGCGCCCTGCGCCTGCGCGCGCAATGGCAGCGGTTGCAGCCGTTCGGCCAGCAGCGCGGCGGCACGGCGAGCCTCTGCCGGCTCGCGGTGGCCCACCAGCAACACCAGCTGCCGCTCGCCCTGCCGGGCCAGGGCCTGCAACGCGGCCTCGGCGCGCGCGTCGCGCTCGTCGTGCGGCAGCAGCGCAAAGAGATCCATGTCGATGCGCGCCTGCCAGTCCGGCCAGGCCGCCGCGGCCCAGCCGGCCACGGCCAGCACCAGCAGCAGCCAGACCAGTGCCGACGCGCGCATCGCCTTACTCAAATGCCGCGTCCTCCGCCGCACCGGGGGCAGGCAGCAGCGTCACCCCGCGCAACGCGATCCGGGTCGCATCGCCGCTTTGCGCGGTGAGGTCGATGGTCTCGACGGTCTTGGCGCCGGACAGCGACAGGGTGCGCATCAGCTTGCCCAATGTGGCGGTACGCGGGGTCAGGTTGACCTGCCAACGTGCACCGTCCACGCTGGCTTCGATCTCGAAGTACCGTGCCAGCCCCTCGAAGTCGCCCGCCATCAACGCGAACAGCACCGTACCCACGGTGCCGGCCGCCGGGTCGCGCCCCGTGTTCAGGCGCAGCGTCACGGTTTCGCCCTGGCGCTGCACGATCTCATCGCGGGTGATGCGCAGCGTCTGCGCGAACGGCTTGCGCGTCTCCCACACCACGCCGCGCGCCCGGTCGAGCACGAAGCGCCCGCTGGCGCGCAGCGGTTTGTCCACGCCGACCAGCTCGCGCAGCTGCGTGAATTCGCCACGGATCACCCGTGCCTGGTCCAGCCGCGCCTGCACTTCGGACAGCGGCACCTGCGCGGCGGCGACGGCGCAGGCCAGCATCAGGGCGCAGGCGGCGATCAGGCGCATGACAGCCCCAGCCTGTCGCGCAGCACGGGGGGCGAGACAAAACACATCCGGCCCGAGGCCAGTTCGACCGCGGCCTGCACGGTATGACCGCGTGTCAGGCGCTCGCCATTGGCGGCGTCGCGGATTTCGTAGCGGATCTTCATGCGGTTCTCCCATTCGATCAGTTCGGCGCGTACCCGGATGCGCTGCTGATAGGTCAGCGGCCGGGCGTAGCGCACGGTCAGCTCGATCACCGGCCAGCTGTAGCCCGAGGCCCGCATCTGCGGTACGTCGTAATCGATCCCCTGCAACAATGCCGTACGCGCATGCTCGAAGTAACGGGCATAGTTGCCATGCCACACCACCGCCAGCGGGTCCAGGTCGTGGAACGGCACCACCAGTTCGACCTCGGCGGCCGCATGGGGCGGGGCGTTACGCATCGATGGCTCCGGCGCGCAGGTCGTCGAGCAGGTGTCGCAACAGCGGTTCGAGCGCGACATCCTCCGTGATGAATGGAATGCGCGCGCCCAGCGCATCGAGCCAGGCCTGCGCCGGGGCCGACAGCGGCAGCGGCGTGTGCCGGGCGCGCAGCGCGCACCCCTGGCGCACCGCGACCAGCATGGCGGCGACCACCTGCTCGGTCAGCGTCAGCACCCGCAGCGCGTCGCGCGCGGCGATGGTGCCCATGCTGACCTTGTCCTGGTTGTGGCACTCGGTCGAGCGCGAGAACACCGAGGCGGGCAGCGTCAGCTTGAGCGCCTCGGCGGTCCAGGCCGAGACGCTGATCTGCAGCGCCTTCAGCCCGTGGTTGAGCGGGGCGCGCGCCCCGGTGGCGCCCGAGAGATTCGCCGGCAACCCGTTGCTGTAGCGCGCATCGACCAACAGCGCGAGCTGGCGGTCCAACAGGTCGGCCACATTGGCGACCAGCTGCTTGAGGCTGTCCATCGCGAACGCGATATGGCCACCGTAGAAGTGGCCACCGTGCAGCACGCGACCGCTGGCCACGTCGACCAGCGGATTGTCGTTGGCGCTGTTCAATTCGCGTTCGATCAATTGGGCCAGGAACGGCAGCGCATCCGCCAGCACGCCGATCACGTGCGGTGCGCAGCGCAGTGAATAGCGGTCCTGCAAGCGGCCGGACGGCGGGTCGGGCTCCGGGACGAGGTCGGCGCGCAGCCCGGCCGCCACCTGCTGCTGGCCCGGGTGCGGCTTGGCGGCGAACAGCGTCTCGTCGAAATGCAGCGGATTGCCGCCGGTGGCGGCCACCGCCAGCGCGGTGATGCGGGTGGCCAGCCGCGCCAGTGTCGCGGCACGTCCCCAGGCCAGACAGGCGAGGCCGGTCATCACCGCGGTGCCGTTCATCACGGCGAGCGCTTCCTTGGGACGCAGCACGTGCGGCGCCAACCCGTACGCCGCCAGCGCCTCGGCGGCCGGCCGGGTGCCGTCGCCGGCCAGTACCTCGCGTTCGCCGCACAGCACGGCCGCCACATACGAGAGCGGGGTCAGATCGCCGCTGGCGCCCACCGAGCCTTCGGCCGGGATGCGCGGCAGCAGGTCATGTGCCAGCAACTGCTGCAACTGGCGCAGCAGCGCGTAGCTGACGCCTGATTGCCCGCGGGCGAGCGACGCCAGCCGCGCTGCCAGGATGGCGCGGGTCTCCTCGGCCTCGAAGATCCGCCCCAGCCCACAGCCGTGGTAGGTGTAGAGCTGGCGCGGCAGTTCCCATGCCAGGCCAGGCGGCACGGCCACGGTGCAGGAATCGCCATAGCCGGTGGTGACGCCATACACCACGCCATCGCGCGCCAGCAGTGCGTCGATCAGTGCCGCGCCGGCGTCGATATGCGCAACGAAGTGCGGCGCGTCCT is a genomic window containing:
- a CDS encoding HAL/PAL/TAL family ammonia-lyase, coding for MMPPSPSVRFGAQPLTLADVLALARRAATAELEDAPHFVAHIDAGAALIDALLARDGVVYGVTTGYGDSCTVAVPPGLAWELPRQLYTYHGCGLGRIFEAEETRAILAARLASLARGQSGVSYALLRQLQQLLAHDLLPRIPAEGSVGASGDLTPLSYVAAVLCGEREVLAGDGTRPAAEALAAYGLAPHVLRPKEALAVMNGTAVMTGLACLAWGRAATLARLATRITALAVAATGGNPLHFDETLFAAKPHPGQQQVAAGLRADLVPEPDPPSGRLQDRYSLRCAPHVIGVLADALPFLAQLIERELNSANDNPLVDVASGRVLHGGHFYGGHIAFAMDSLKQLVANVADLLDRQLALLVDARYSNGLPANLSGATGARAPLNHGLKALQISVSAWTAEALKLTLPASVFSRSTECHNQDKVSMGTIAARDALRVLTLTEQVVAAMLVAVRQGCALRARHTPLPLSAPAQAWLDALGARIPFITEDVALEPLLRHLLDDLRAGAIDA